One region of Clavibacter michiganensis subsp. tessellarius genomic DNA includes:
- a CDS encoding helix-turn-helix transcriptional regulator: MPESSPRPAVPVEERLFSLVLALLATEQGLTKNEVLSSVQGYRQRYRAGGDNANLERQFERDKDDIRDLGVPLETVESPGQEGNNQLLRYRIPRGAYELPADLSFTPEETTLLNLAAMVWREGSLSGESRRALIKLRSLGVESDDPVIGYAPRLRTREAAFGPLSVALERHVLVTFGYLKPGERTARTRTVAPLALVQHQGRWHLHGVDQDADGPRTFLLSRIVDRVRVTSRAFTPEGEDHAERALADLDRVWANGVGEVAVAPGSDAEIRLRRRRDTEDLGDGRLRVHYSDTNLFADEVAGFGPEARVVAPPRLRDAVRARLAETAAAHRGDAS, translated from the coding sequence GTGCCCGAGTCATCCCCCCGCCCCGCCGTGCCGGTCGAGGAGCGGCTGTTCAGCCTGGTGCTGGCGCTGCTCGCCACCGAGCAGGGCCTGACCAAGAACGAGGTCCTCTCGAGCGTCCAGGGATACCGGCAGCGGTACCGGGCCGGCGGCGACAACGCGAACCTGGAGCGCCAGTTCGAGCGCGACAAGGACGACATCCGCGACCTCGGCGTGCCGCTCGAGACGGTCGAGTCCCCGGGCCAGGAGGGCAACAACCAGCTGCTCCGCTACCGGATCCCGCGGGGCGCCTACGAGCTGCCCGCCGACCTGTCGTTCACGCCGGAGGAGACGACGCTGCTCAACCTCGCGGCCATGGTGTGGCGCGAGGGGTCGCTGTCGGGGGAGTCGCGCCGCGCGCTCATCAAGCTGCGCTCGCTCGGCGTCGAGTCCGACGACCCGGTCATCGGCTACGCGCCGCGGCTCCGCACCCGCGAGGCGGCGTTCGGGCCGCTCAGCGTCGCGCTGGAGCGGCACGTGCTCGTCACGTTCGGCTACCTCAAGCCCGGCGAGCGCACCGCCCGGACCCGCACCGTCGCGCCGCTCGCGCTCGTGCAGCACCAGGGACGCTGGCACCTGCACGGCGTCGACCAGGACGCCGACGGCCCGCGCACCTTCCTGCTCTCCCGCATCGTCGACCGCGTGCGCGTGACGAGCCGCGCGTTCACCCCCGAGGGGGAGGACCACGCCGAGCGCGCCCTCGCCGACCTCGACCGGGTCTGGGCGAACGGCGTCGGCGAGGTGGCGGTCGCCCCCGGGTCCGACGCCGAGATCCGCCTCCGCCGCCGTCGCGACACCGAGGACCTCGGCGACGGGCGCCTGCGCGTGCACTACTCCGACACCAACCTGTTCGCCGATGAGGTGGCCGGCTTCGGCCCCGAGGCGCGCGTCGTCGCGCCGCCCCGGCTGCGCGACGCCGTGCGCGCCCGCCTCGCCGAGACCGCCGCCGCCCACCGGGGGGACGCATCGTGA
- a CDS encoding FKBP-type peptidyl-prolyl cis-trans isomerase, whose protein sequence is MRRSAALTVCAGIVLSLAACSPSGSGSGSAADCTPLGQPGTSSSTVTATGDVGSAPASVTFPTPLKPSGTEVSVLVEGDGARVQPHQGITAAASIVDGKTGETLADYARVAPNSRTTGSDVFTTASLHEGLPYLEDAMTCMPVGSRLAVTVPVSAVFPGQDLSSRGLAATDGLVLVVDITSSFPERATGDPRPAQAGFPSVVTTDDGVPGVTIPPSTPPTEYRDALLRAGDGDEVAGGDVVTMQYTGVVWGTSASAEKQAVFGSSWAAGGPLQVPATASTGGASAAPSAVVVTPGLAKALVGKHVGDQVIAVVPPADGFGDQASAKVPAGSTLVYVVDILGTSKPSK, encoded by the coding sequence GTGCGCCGTTCCGCCGCGCTCACCGTCTGCGCAGGGATCGTCCTGTCGCTCGCCGCCTGCAGCCCCTCGGGCTCCGGATCCGGTTCCGCGGCCGACTGCACGCCCCTCGGGCAGCCCGGCACCTCGTCGAGCACGGTCACCGCCACGGGCGACGTCGGCAGCGCGCCGGCGTCCGTCACGTTCCCGACCCCGCTCAAGCCCTCGGGCACCGAGGTGTCCGTCCTCGTCGAGGGCGACGGCGCGCGGGTGCAGCCGCACCAGGGCATCACCGCGGCGGCCTCCATCGTCGACGGGAAGACGGGCGAGACGCTCGCGGACTACGCCCGCGTCGCCCCGAACTCCCGCACCACCGGGTCGGACGTGTTCACCACGGCGTCGCTGCACGAGGGGCTCCCGTACCTCGAGGACGCCATGACCTGCATGCCGGTCGGCTCGCGCCTCGCCGTCACCGTGCCCGTCTCCGCCGTCTTCCCGGGCCAGGACCTCTCCTCCCGCGGGCTCGCGGCGACGGACGGCCTCGTCCTCGTCGTCGACATCACGTCCTCCTTCCCGGAGCGCGCCACCGGCGACCCGCGTCCCGCGCAGGCCGGCTTCCCCTCGGTCGTCACGACCGACGACGGCGTCCCGGGCGTCACGATCCCGCCGAGCACGCCGCCCACCGAGTACCGCGACGCGCTGCTGCGCGCGGGCGACGGCGACGAGGTGGCCGGGGGCGACGTCGTCACGATGCAGTACACGGGCGTCGTCTGGGGCACGAGCGCGTCGGCCGAGAAGCAGGCCGTCTTCGGATCCAGCTGGGCCGCCGGCGGCCCGCTCCAGGTGCCCGCCACGGCGAGCACGGGCGGCGCGTCGGCGGCGCCCTCCGCGGTGGTCGTCACCCCGGGGCTCGCCAAGGCCCTCGTGGGCAAGCACGTGGGCGACCAGGTCATCGCGGTGGTCCCGCCCGCCGACGGATTCGGCGACCAGGCGTCCGCCAAGGTCCCCGCGGGTTCCACGCTCGTCTACGTGGTGGATATCCTCGGGACGAGCAAGCCGAGCAAGTAA
- a CDS encoding tRNA (adenine-N1)-methyltransferase: protein MTVDTAAARFSGPFRAGDRVQLTGPKGRLNTILLEPGKVFHTHRGMIDHDDLIGLPDGSVVTNSAGVECLALRPLLSDVVMSMPRGAAIIYPKDAAQILGLADVFPGATVVEAGVGSGALSMWLLRALGPTGTLLSFERREEFADVARGNVSSYFGHSPENWSITLGDLAEALPTVTEPHSVDRVVLDMLAPWECVVAVAEALTPGGVLLCYVATVTQLSRVAEALRDTGLFTNPDASETMIRGWHVEGLAVRPEHRMIGHTGFLITARRLAPGSVLPQLKRRASKSDFSDEDMEAWTPGSLGERRVSDKVLRKRVRIAEHGAELAGARDAAEADGAAAPEVPGDAPEPADPTA, encoded by the coding sequence ATGACCGTCGACACCGCGGCCGCGCGCTTCAGCGGCCCCTTCCGCGCGGGCGACCGCGTGCAGCTCACCGGCCCCAAGGGCCGCCTCAACACGATCCTGCTCGAGCCCGGCAAGGTGTTCCACACCCACCGGGGCATGATCGACCACGACGACCTCATCGGCCTCCCCGACGGCAGCGTCGTCACGAACAGCGCGGGGGTCGAGTGCCTCGCGCTCCGGCCGCTCCTGTCGGACGTCGTCATGTCGATGCCCCGCGGCGCCGCGATCATCTACCCCAAGGACGCCGCCCAGATCCTCGGCCTCGCCGACGTGTTCCCGGGCGCCACGGTCGTGGAGGCGGGCGTCGGATCCGGCGCGCTCTCCATGTGGCTGCTGCGCGCCCTCGGCCCCACCGGCACGCTGCTCTCCTTCGAGCGCCGCGAGGAGTTCGCCGACGTCGCCCGCGGCAACGTCTCGAGCTACTTCGGGCACAGCCCGGAGAACTGGTCGATCACGCTCGGCGACCTCGCCGAGGCGCTGCCGACCGTCACCGAGCCGCACTCCGTCGACCGCGTCGTCCTCGACATGCTCGCCCCGTGGGAGTGCGTCGTCGCGGTCGCCGAGGCCCTCACGCCCGGCGGCGTGCTGCTCTGCTACGTGGCCACGGTCACGCAGCTGTCGCGCGTCGCCGAGGCGCTGCGCGACACGGGCCTGTTCACGAACCCCGACGCGAGCGAGACGATGATCCGCGGCTGGCACGTCGAGGGCCTCGCGGTCCGCCCCGAGCACCGGATGATCGGGCACACCGGCTTCCTCATCACCGCCCGGCGCCTCGCGCCCGGATCCGTCCTCCCGCAGCTCAAGCGCCGCGCCTCGAAGTCCGACTTCAGCGACGAGGACATGGAGGCCTGGACCCCCGGATCGCTCGGCGAGCGGCGCGTCAGCGACAAGGTCCTGCGCAAGCGCGTCCGCATCGCGGAGCACGGGGCCGAGCTGGCCGGCGCGCGCGACGCGGCCGAGGCGGACGGCGCCGCCGCTCCCGAGGTCCCGGGCGATGCGCCGGAGCCCGCCGACCCCACCGCCTAG
- a CDS encoding HAD family hydrolase, whose translation MISNRPAAVLWDMDGTIVDTEPYWMVAEEALVGSFGGTWTHEDGLRLVGNGLPDSARILQEAGVDLPVGEIIDRLSDRVMEQILVEVPWRPGARELLRAIREAGVPTALVTMSIGRMARQVADAVPFDAFDHVVAGDDVARSKPHPEAYLAAADLLGVDIRDCVAIEDSVPGVASAVAAGATVIAVPHHVPLPADDAYVLWDTLAGRTLADVEAAHDARHAVAPTRDEVRA comes from the coding sequence GTGATCAGCAACAGACCCGCGGCCGTCCTCTGGGACATGGACGGCACCATCGTGGACACCGAGCCCTACTGGATGGTGGCGGAGGAGGCGCTGGTCGGCTCGTTCGGCGGCACGTGGACGCACGAGGACGGGCTCCGCCTCGTCGGCAACGGACTGCCCGACTCCGCGCGCATCCTCCAGGAGGCCGGCGTCGACCTGCCCGTGGGCGAGATCATCGACCGCCTCAGCGACCGCGTGATGGAGCAGATCCTCGTCGAGGTGCCGTGGCGCCCCGGCGCGCGCGAGCTCCTGCGCGCCATCCGCGAGGCCGGCGTCCCCACCGCGCTCGTCACCATGAGCATCGGCCGCATGGCCCGCCAGGTCGCCGACGCCGTGCCCTTCGACGCGTTCGACCACGTGGTCGCCGGCGACGACGTCGCCCGCAGCAAGCCGCACCCCGAGGCGTACCTCGCCGCCGCCGACCTGCTCGGCGTCGACATCCGCGACTGCGTCGCCATCGAGGACTCGGTCCCCGGGGTCGCCTCCGCCGTGGCCGCCGGCGCCACCGTGATCGCCGTCCCGCACCACGTCCCCCTGCCCGCCGACGACGCCTACGTCCTCTGGGACACGCTCGCCGGCCGCACGCTCGCCGACGTCGAGGCCGCCCACGACGCGCGCCATGCCGTCGCCCCGACCCGCGACGAGGTGCGCGCATGA
- a CDS encoding PAC2 family protein: MADAERFVSGRLLVVAFEGWNDAGEAASGAVRALKELLDLEAVSSVDPEDYFDFQFNRPTIGFAEDGTRELEWPGATLYGPKDPRRPAQDLAADAQLGVSGDNGGSIHLLLGVEPSRHWTAFTAEVLDAARAAGVEGVVLLGALLADVPHTRPITVFSTSENADVRAELGIERSTYEGPVGILSIIAQRAEEMGMPTVSLWASVPHYVHSAPSPKATLALIDKLEEMVDVVIPRGELIEEAATWEAGIDQLAGEDEDMASYIQQLEQARDTVDSPEASGEAIAQEFEKYLRRGDGPRGRGDDRPDEPWRPREPKDPKEP, encoded by the coding sequence GTGGCGGATGCCGAGAGGTTCGTGAGCGGACGGCTGCTGGTCGTCGCCTTCGAGGGCTGGAACGACGCGGGCGAGGCGGCCAGCGGGGCGGTCCGGGCGCTCAAGGAGCTGCTCGACCTCGAGGCGGTGTCGTCCGTGGATCCCGAGGACTACTTCGACTTCCAGTTCAACCGCCCCACCATCGGCTTCGCCGAGGACGGCACCCGCGAGCTCGAGTGGCCGGGCGCCACGCTCTACGGCCCGAAGGACCCCCGACGACCCGCCCAGGACCTCGCCGCCGACGCGCAGCTCGGCGTGAGCGGCGACAACGGCGGCAGCATCCACCTCCTCCTCGGCGTCGAGCCGTCGCGGCACTGGACGGCGTTCACCGCCGAGGTGCTCGACGCCGCCCGGGCCGCCGGGGTGGAGGGCGTCGTGCTGCTCGGCGCGCTGCTCGCCGACGTGCCGCACACGCGGCCGATCACGGTCTTCTCCACGAGCGAGAACGCGGACGTCCGCGCCGAGCTCGGCATCGAGCGGAGCACGTACGAGGGCCCCGTCGGGATCCTCAGCATCATCGCCCAGCGCGCCGAGGAGATGGGCATGCCCACGGTCTCGCTCTGGGCGTCGGTCCCCCACTACGTGCACAGCGCGCCGTCGCCGAAGGCCACGCTCGCGCTCATCGACAAGCTCGAGGAGATGGTCGACGTGGTGATCCCGCGCGGCGAGCTCATCGAGGAGGCCGCCACGTGGGAGGCCGGGATCGACCAGCTGGCGGGCGAGGACGAGGACATGGCGTCCTACATCCAGCAGCTCGAGCAGGCGCGCGACACGGTCGACTCCCCCGAGGCGAGCGGCGAGGCCATCGCGCAGGAGTTCGAGAAGTACCTCCGCCGGGGCGACGGGCCGCGCGGACGCGGCGACGACCGGCCGGACGAGCCGTGGCGCCCCCGCGAGCCGAAGGACCCGAAGGAGCCGTAG
- the mshC gene encoding cysteine--1-D-myo-inosityl 2-amino-2-deoxy-alpha-D-glucopyranoside ligase — translation MRAWSRPAVPAVPGEPPVPHLHDTSTGSVRPAECVGDGRVGLYVCGITPYDATHLGHASTYLAFDTLQRVWLDRGYDVAYVQNVTDVDDPLLERATATGVDWRDLAAEQVELFRTDMEALRILPPDSYVGVTEVVDEVAAAVAELVRRGTAYPVATPDAAEPGARDLYFDVARAGEDGPWALGDESGYDRDTMAVLSAERGGDPDRPGKRDPLDPLLWRAERAGEPAWDSVVGRGRPGWHIECAVIALRKLDRPVTVQGGGSDLIFPHHEMSAGHASALTGEDFACVYAHSGMVAYQGEKMSKSLGNLVLVSRLRAAGVDPRAIRLALLAQHYRADWEWTDALLEESVARLAAWDAWAADATPSADADADADVVAGEPGEPGELVHLVRERLADDLDTPGALLLVDLRVATGVPAAPVEVEAVDALLGVRLGSPAA, via the coding sequence GTGCGCGCCTGGTCACGCCCCGCCGTCCCCGCCGTCCCGGGGGAGCCGCCCGTCCCGCACCTGCACGACACGAGCACCGGATCCGTGCGCCCCGCCGAGTGCGTGGGCGACGGCCGCGTGGGCCTCTACGTCTGCGGCATCACCCCCTACGACGCCACGCACCTCGGCCACGCGTCCACGTACCTCGCGTTCGACACGCTGCAGCGCGTGTGGCTCGACCGCGGCTACGACGTCGCCTACGTGCAGAACGTGACCGACGTCGACGACCCGCTGTTGGAGCGCGCCACGGCCACGGGCGTCGACTGGCGCGACCTCGCCGCCGAGCAGGTCGAGCTCTTCCGCACCGACATGGAGGCGCTGCGGATCCTGCCGCCCGACTCCTACGTCGGCGTCACGGAGGTCGTCGACGAGGTGGCGGCCGCGGTCGCCGAGCTCGTGCGCCGCGGCACGGCGTACCCGGTCGCGACGCCGGACGCCGCCGAGCCCGGTGCCCGGGACCTCTACTTCGACGTCGCCCGCGCGGGCGAGGACGGCCCGTGGGCCCTCGGCGACGAGAGCGGCTACGACCGCGACACCATGGCTGTGCTCTCCGCCGAGCGTGGCGGCGACCCGGACCGCCCCGGCAAGCGCGACCCGCTGGATCCGCTGCTGTGGCGCGCCGAGCGCGCGGGCGAGCCCGCGTGGGACAGCGTCGTCGGCCGCGGCCGGCCCGGCTGGCACATCGAGTGCGCGGTCATCGCCCTGCGGAAGCTCGACCGCCCGGTCACCGTTCAGGGCGGTGGCAGCGACCTGATCTTCCCGCACCACGAGATGTCCGCCGGCCATGCCTCCGCCCTCACCGGCGAGGACTTCGCGTGCGTCTACGCGCACTCCGGCATGGTCGCCTACCAGGGCGAGAAGATGAGCAAGTCGCTCGGCAACCTCGTGCTCGTGTCGCGCCTGCGGGCCGCGGGCGTGGATCCGCGCGCCATCCGCCTCGCGCTCCTCGCGCAGCACTACCGCGCCGACTGGGAGTGGACGGACGCGCTCCTGGAGGAGTCCGTCGCCCGGCTCGCCGCGTGGGACGCCTGGGCCGCCGACGCGACGCCGTCGGCCGACGCCGACGCCGACGCCGACGTCGTAGCTGGGGAGCCCGGGGAGCCCGGCGAGCTGGTGCACCTCGTCCGCGAGCGCCTGGCCGACGACCTGGACACCCCCGGCGCGCTGCTGCTGGTCGACCTCCGCGTGGCCACGGGCGTGCCCGCCGCGCCCGTCGAGGTCGAGGCCGTCGACGCGCTCCTCGGCGTGCGGCTGGGGAGCCCGGCGGCCTGA
- a CDS encoding undecaprenyl-diphosphate phosphatase yields the protein MSYLEAIILGLVQGLTEFLPISSSAHLRIAGLFMGGDPGATFTAITQLGTELAVVVFFRKRIGKVLSAWSRSLRGGMPKGDPDVRMGWLVIIGTIPIGIAGYLFQDTIRSTFRSLWIVAIVLIVFGILLGLADRYSRSDRGEKDMTYGHGVSIGIAQALALVPGVSRSGATTTAARAFGYARPVAAEYSFLLAVPAVFGSGLYELVKSFDETGQAGAGQTAVATLIAFVVGLAVIAGLMRYISTRTFMPFVVYRVALGVVLLVLLGTGAIAA from the coding sequence TTGAGCTATCTCGAGGCGATCATCCTGGGCCTCGTCCAGGGCCTGACCGAGTTCCTGCCCATCTCCTCGAGCGCGCACCTCCGCATCGCCGGGCTCTTCATGGGCGGCGACCCGGGCGCCACGTTCACCGCCATCACGCAGCTCGGCACGGAGCTCGCGGTCGTGGTGTTCTTCCGCAAGCGCATCGGCAAGGTCCTGTCGGCTTGGTCCCGCTCGCTCCGCGGCGGCATGCCGAAGGGCGACCCGGACGTGCGCATGGGCTGGCTCGTCATCATCGGCACCATCCCCATCGGCATCGCGGGCTACCTCTTCCAGGACACGATCCGCAGCACCTTCCGCTCCCTCTGGATCGTCGCGATCGTGCTCATCGTGTTCGGCATCCTGCTCGGCCTCGCCGACCGGTACAGCCGCAGCGATCGCGGGGAGAAGGACATGACCTACGGGCACGGCGTGAGCATCGGCATCGCCCAGGCGCTCGCCCTCGTGCCCGGCGTCTCGCGCTCGGGCGCGACCACGACGGCGGCGCGCGCGTTCGGCTACGCCCGCCCGGTCGCGGCGGAGTACTCGTTCCTCCTCGCGGTGCCGGCGGTGTTCGGCAGCGGCCTCTACGAGCTCGTGAAGAGCTTCGACGAGACCGGGCAGGCGGGCGCCGGGCAGACCGCGGTCGCGACGCTCATCGCCTTCGTCGTCGGCCTCGCGGTCATCGCCGGCCTCATGCGCTACATCTCCACGCGCACGTTCATGCCCTTCGTCGTCTACCGCGTCGCCCTCGGCGTCGTGCTGCTCGTGCTGCTGGGCACGGGCGCGATCGCGGCCTGA
- a CDS encoding M20/M25/M40 family metallo-hydrolase, which produces MTDTLPDDLDATARIARDLIRFDTTNHGEGRSEGETEAAEYVEQHLLDLGLKPELIDAAPGRTSVLARIPGRNRDKPALVVHGHLDVVPADPANWSVDPFGGVIKDGMLWGRGAVDMKNMDAMMITALQEIITSGRAPERDLIMGFFSDEEAGGVLGSAYVVENRPEWFAGATEAISEVGGYSIDLAGKRAYLLQTGEKALIWIRLVATGTAGHGSQVNRDNAVTRLAGAVARIGMEEWPVHLTDTTRQLLDEIARIVGADPTQVTPDDLAIATGTASKFIAATLRTTTNPTLLAAGYKHNVIPDTAEALVDIRVLPGEEDQVLARVRELAGEGVEVRIVHQDVGLENPFDGPLVDAMVATLGTHDPDAEVLPYMLSGGTDNKALSLLGITGYGFAPLKLPASMDFPAMFHGVDERVPLDALVFGRQVLRDLLLTY; this is translated from the coding sequence ATGACCGACACGCTCCCCGACGACCTCGACGCCACCGCCCGGATCGCCCGCGACCTCATCCGGTTCGACACGACCAACCACGGCGAGGGCCGGTCGGAGGGGGAGACGGAGGCCGCCGAGTACGTCGAGCAGCACCTGCTGGACCTTGGGCTGAAGCCGGAGCTGATCGACGCGGCGCCCGGTCGCACGAGCGTCCTCGCGCGCATCCCGGGCCGCAACCGCGACAAGCCCGCGCTCGTCGTGCACGGCCACCTCGACGTCGTCCCCGCCGACCCCGCGAACTGGTCCGTCGACCCGTTCGGCGGCGTGATCAAGGACGGCATGCTCTGGGGCCGCGGCGCGGTCGACATGAAGAACATGGACGCGATGATGATCACCGCGTTGCAGGAGATCATCACCTCGGGCCGCGCACCCGAGCGCGACCTCATCATGGGCTTCTTCTCCGACGAGGAGGCCGGCGGCGTGCTCGGCTCCGCCTACGTCGTCGAGAACCGCCCCGAGTGGTTCGCCGGCGCGACCGAGGCCATCAGCGAGGTCGGCGGCTACTCGATCGACCTGGCGGGCAAGCGCGCGTACCTGCTGCAGACGGGGGAGAAGGCGCTCATCTGGATCCGCCTGGTCGCCACCGGCACCGCGGGCCATGGCTCGCAGGTCAACCGCGACAACGCCGTCACCCGGCTCGCGGGCGCGGTCGCGCGCATCGGCATGGAGGAGTGGCCCGTCCACCTCACCGACACCACGCGTCAGCTGCTCGACGAGATCGCCCGCATCGTCGGCGCCGACCCGACGCAGGTCACCCCGGACGACCTGGCGATCGCCACGGGCACGGCGTCCAAGTTCATCGCCGCGACGCTCCGCACCACCACGAACCCGACGCTCCTCGCCGCCGGCTACAAGCACAACGTGATCCCCGACACCGCCGAGGCGCTCGTCGACATCCGGGTGCTCCCGGGCGAGGAGGACCAGGTGCTCGCGCGCGTCCGCGAGCTCGCGGGCGAGGGCGTCGAGGTGCGCATCGTGCACCAGGACGTCGGCCTCGAGAACCCGTTCGACGGTCCGCTCGTCGACGCCATGGTCGCCACCCTCGGGACGCACGACCCCGACGCCGAGGTGCTGCCGTACATGCTCTCCGGGGGCACGGACAACAAGGCCCTCAGCCTCCTCGGGATCACCGGATACGGCTTCGCGCCGCTCAAGCTCCCGGCCTCGATGGACTTCCCGGCGATGTTCCACGGCGTCGACGAGCGCGTCCCGCTCGACGCACTAGTCTTCGGGAGGCAGGTCCTCCGCGACCTCCTCCTGACGTACTAG
- a CDS encoding magnesium and cobalt transport protein CorA has protein sequence MTVVDSAVYVQGVRTADPESLDETFEVLRERRGLAWIGLYRPDADELRHVADEFGLHPLAVEDALTGHQRSKMERYGDTWFVVLRPARYVDADERVEFGELHVFVGPDFVVTIRHAESPDLSAVRRRLEDDPELLGLGATAVLYAILDQVVDEYGPVAAGLEDDVDEIEDQIFGADPDVSRRIYALMREVTAFQRATAPLGAMLDDLRVTAERRDVDLELRRGFRDVHDHVIRVAERADAFRTLLQNALTVHTTLVGQRQNDEMKRLTETSLAQNDQVKRISSWAAILFAPTLVGTIYGMNFTNMPELKWTYGYPLALGLMVVMGGILYAAFRKRGWI, from the coding sequence ATGACCGTCGTCGACAGCGCCGTGTACGTCCAGGGGGTCCGCACCGCGGATCCGGAGAGCCTCGACGAGACGTTCGAGGTGCTGCGCGAACGCCGGGGCCTCGCCTGGATCGGCCTCTACCGGCCGGACGCCGACGAGCTCCGCCACGTCGCGGACGAGTTCGGGCTGCACCCGCTGGCCGTCGAGGACGCCCTCACCGGCCACCAGCGCTCGAAGATGGAGCGCTACGGCGACACGTGGTTCGTCGTCCTCCGGCCCGCCCGCTACGTCGACGCCGACGAGCGCGTCGAGTTCGGCGAGCTGCACGTGTTCGTGGGCCCCGACTTCGTGGTCACCATCCGCCACGCCGAGTCGCCCGACCTGTCCGCCGTCCGCCGCCGCCTGGAGGACGACCCCGAGCTGCTCGGGCTCGGCGCCACCGCCGTGCTCTACGCGATCCTCGACCAGGTCGTCGACGAGTACGGCCCCGTCGCCGCGGGCCTCGAGGACGACGTGGACGAGATCGAGGACCAGATCTTCGGCGCCGACCCCGACGTCTCCCGCCGCATCTACGCCCTGATGCGCGAGGTCACCGCCTTCCAGCGCGCGACTGCGCCCCTCGGCGCCATGCTCGACGACCTGCGGGTCACCGCCGAGCGGCGCGATGTGGACCTGGAGCTCCGACGGGGCTTCCGCGACGTCCACGACCACGTCATCCGCGTCGCCGAGCGGGCCGACGCATTCCGCACGCTGCTGCAGAACGCGCTCACGGTGCACACGACCCTCGTGGGCCAGCGCCAGAACGACGAGATGAAGCGGCTCACCGAGACGAGCCTCGCGCAGAACGACCAGGTCAAGCGGATCTCGTCCTGGGCCGCGATCCTCTTCGCGCCCACGCTGGTCGGCACCATCTACGGCATGAACTTCACCAACATGCCGGAGCTGAAGTGGACCTACGGCTACCCGCTCGCGCTCGGCCTCATGGTCGTGATGGGCGGCATCCTCTACGCCGCGTTCCGGAAGCGCGGCTGGATCTGA
- a CDS encoding NAD-dependent epimerase/dehydratase family protein translates to MRVVVIGATGHIGTFLVPRLVDSGHDVVAVSRGTREPYRGSPLWDRVERVTADRDAEDAAGTFAERIAALAPEVVIDLVCFTPESARHLVEGLRGRIRHLVHVGSIWTHGLSAALPLREDDPKEPFGEYGVRKAEIERYLIHESRSGGVPSTVVHPGHISGGGWPVITPVGNLDPAVWTALATGAPLAVPGSGSETMHHVHADDVAQVVQLAVVNRETAVGESFHAVSERALSVRGFAHAAAAWFGREPELEHLDWDGFRARTDPEHADASWEHLSRSHVASIEKARDVLGYAPRYTSEEAAREAVEWMVRSGELDVPLPR, encoded by the coding sequence ATGCGCGTCGTCGTCATCGGAGCCACCGGCCACATCGGGACCTTCCTCGTCCCCCGCCTCGTCGACTCCGGCCACGACGTCGTCGCCGTCAGCCGCGGCACCCGCGAGCCCTACCGCGGGTCCCCGCTCTGGGATCGCGTCGAGCGCGTCACGGCGGACCGCGACGCCGAGGACGCCGCCGGCACCTTCGCCGAGCGGATCGCGGCGCTCGCGCCCGAGGTCGTGATCGACCTCGTGTGCTTCACGCCCGAGTCGGCGCGCCACCTCGTCGAGGGGCTGCGCGGCCGCATCCGCCACCTCGTCCACGTCGGCAGCATCTGGACCCACGGCCTGAGCGCCGCGCTCCCCCTCCGCGAGGACGACCCCAAGGAGCCGTTCGGCGAGTACGGCGTGCGGAAGGCCGAGATCGAGCGGTACCTGATCCACGAGTCGCGGTCGGGCGGCGTGCCGTCCACGGTGGTGCACCCCGGCCACATCAGCGGCGGCGGCTGGCCCGTCATCACACCCGTCGGCAACCTCGATCCCGCCGTCTGGACCGCGCTCGCCACGGGCGCGCCCCTCGCCGTGCCGGGATCCGGCAGCGAGACCATGCACCACGTGCACGCCGACGACGTCGCGCAGGTGGTGCAGCTGGCCGTCGTGAACCGCGAGACGGCCGTGGGCGAGAGCTTCCACGCCGTCTCCGAGCGCGCCCTGTCCGTCCGCGGTTTCGCCCACGCCGCCGCGGCCTGGTTCGGCCGCGAGCCCGAGCTCGAGCACCTCGACTGGGACGGCTTCCGGGCGCGCACGGACCCGGAGCACGCGGACGCCAGCTGGGAGCACCTCAGCCGCAGCCACGTCGCCAGCATCGAGAAGGCGCGGGACGTGCTCGGCTACGCGCCGCGGTACACGAGCGAGGAGGCGGCCCGCGAGGCCGTCGAGTGGATGGTGCGGTCGGGCGAGCTGGACGTGCCGCTCCCCCGCTGA